GAAGCCCTTCTGCAGGTTCTCGGCCTCCAGCACGACCGAGCCCAGACGCGGGCCCGGCGGGATCTGGATCTCCTCGAAGTCCAGCTTCCTGGTGCGGTCCGCCTCGGCAGCCATCTCCTCGTAGCGCGCCAGACGCGCCTTCGACTTGGTCTGGCGGCCCTTCGCGTTGGAGCGGACCCACTCGAGCTCGTCCTTGAGACGCTTCGCGAGCTTCTGGTCCTTCTTGCCCTGGATCGCCAGGCGCTCCTGCTTCTTCTCCAGGTACGTGGAGTAGTTGCCCTCGTAGGGGTACAGGCGACCGCGGTCGACCTCGCAGATCCACTCCGCGACGTGGTCGAGGAAGTAGCGGTCGTGGGTCACGGCGAGGATCGCGCCGGGGTACGACGCGAGGTGCTGCTCGAGCCACAGGACGGACTCGGCGTCCAGGTGGTTGGTGGGCTCGTCGAGGAGCAGCAGGTCGGGCTTCTCGAGGAGGAGCTTGCACAGGGCGACACGGCGGCGCTCACCACCCGAGAGCACCGACACGTCGGCGTCCGGCGGCGGGCAGCGCAGAGCGTCCATGGCCTGCTCGAGCTGGGAGTCGAGGTCCCAGGCGTCGGCCGCGTCGATGGCCTCCTGCAGGGTGCCCATCTCGGCGAGCAGGGCGTCGAAGTCCGCGTCCGGCTCGGCCATGAGCGCCGAGATCTCGTTGAACCGGTCGAGCTTGCCCTTGATCTCGGCCACGCCCTCCTCGACGTTGCCGAGGACCGTCTTCTCCTCGTTCAGCGGCGGCTCCTGCAGCAGGATGCCGACCGAGTAGCCCGGGGAGAGGCGGGCGTCACCGTTCGAGGGCTGCTCGAGGCCGGCCATGATCTTCAGGATCGTGGACTTGCCGGCACCGTTGGGGCCGACCACACCGATCTTGGCCCCGGGAAGGAAGTTCAGGGTGACGTCGTCGAGGATGACCTTGTCACCGTGCGCCTTGCGCGCCTTGTACATGGAGTAGATGAACTCAGCCACTGGCTCTGTTCCACCGTTCGATCGCTCGCGGGATGCTGTGCGCCCGCCCCGGACCCGGGGG
This region of Oerskovia jenensis genomic DNA includes:
- the ettA gene encoding energy-dependent translational throttle protein EttA, whose protein sequence is MAEFIYSMYKARKAHGDKVILDDVTLNFLPGAKIGVVGPNGAGKSTILKIMAGLEQPSNGDARLSPGYSVGILLQEPPLNEEKTVLGNVEEGVAEIKGKLDRFNEISALMAEPDADFDALLAEMGTLQEAIDAADAWDLDSQLEQAMDALRCPPPDADVSVLSGGERRRVALCKLLLEKPDLLLLDEPTNHLDAESVLWLEQHLASYPGAILAVTHDRYFLDHVAEWICEVDRGRLYPYEGNYSTYLEKKQERLAIQGKKDQKLAKRLKDELEWVRSNAKGRQTKSKARLARYEEMAAEADRTRKLDFEEIQIPPGPRLGSVVLEAENLQKGFDGRRLIDGLSFTLPRNGIVGVIGPNGVGKTTLFKTIVGLEPLDGGDLKVGETVSISYVDQSRGGIDPKKTLFEVVSDGLDFIKVGNVEMPSRAYVAAFGFKGPDQQKPAGVLSGGERNRLNLALTLKQGGNLLLLDEPTNDLDVETLGSLENALLEFPGCAVVVSHDRWFLDRVATHILAYEGTEEDPANWYWFEGNFASYEENKISRLGADAARPHRVTYRKLTRD